The Microcystis aeruginosa NIES-843 sequence TTTTGCCCCATCGCAGCCCCCAACTAGGAAGAAGTGACGGATTTTACCCTGTTTAAGGGCATTAACCACCGTATCAGCGACACTGAGAACGGTATTGTGGGCAAATCCTACCATTACCTGCCGAGGTTCGCTTATTTCAGTAAATCCGAGCAATGATTGCGCTTTAGCAATCACGGGACTAAAATCGATCGCACCGTCCACTGTTTCTAAGCGGTTAATATGGGCATAACCCACAGGTCCGAGGGTAAAGAGTTTACTTTCATAGTTTTCGTGGGGGGGCATGAGACAATTAGTAGTTAAAACTATTGCCCCCGGAAACTTAGCAAATTCTTTAGTTTGATTTTGCCAGGCGGTGCCATAATGACCGTAGAGATGGGGATATTTTTCTTTGAGTTTTGGATAACCGTGGGCGGGTAATAATTCTCCGTGGGTATAGACTGTTATCCCAGTATTGGCAGTTTGTGCCAGTAAAGCCGCTAATTGTTTAATATCATGGCCGGAGACTAAAATGGCTTTACCTAAACGTGGATTTAAGGGAACATTTGTCGGTATGGGATGACCGTAGGTTTCGGTATGACCTTGATCTAATAATTCCATGGCCCGCAGGTTTGCTGCCCCAACTTTTAGACAGATTGCCACCCAATCATTCAGGTTTAAATCACTGCGATCAATTGCCACTAAAGTCTCTTGGATAACCTGATAAACTGAGTCATCCTCTTGACCTAATTCCTGAGCGTGGAAAGTATAGGAAGCAAGACCTTTAACTCCGTAGATAGCGGTTAACTTTAGGGAAAAAATATCGAGGTCTTGTACTTTTTCAATTAGTTCTAAGGATACTTCTTGACCTTGACTGACTAGGCTCTCATTAAAATTAGGCTGATAGTTAGCAAGTGCAGACCAGTCCAGCGATCCCAATTGTGCTTTTAAATTTTCCCGAATCTCTAAACAACGCTGAATATAATCGGTAAAACGTCTTTGATCGAAGTTCACATTGGTCATGGTGGCGAAAAGCGACTCGCAGGTAAAAATATCGGCTTCGCGAGTAGATATTGCCGCTTCTTTGGCTTTTAAAACCACCGATGCTAATCCCCGCAGACAATAAACTAATAAGTCTTGAACGGCGTTGACTTCGGGACTTTTTCCACAGGCTCCCCACTGATGACAACCATTACCACTAGCGGTTTGTTCGCATTGTTCACAAAACATAAGTTTTCTCTCTTTTTTCAGTGGATTGACAGATTGTTGCGAT is a genomic window containing:
- the hcp gene encoding hydroxylamine reductase gives rise to the protein MFCEQCEQTASGNGCHQWGACGKSPEVNAVQDLLVYCLRGLASVVLKAKEAAISTREADIFTCESLFATMTNVNFDQRRFTDYIQRCLEIRENLKAQLGSLDWSALANYQPNFNESLVSQGQEVSLELIEKVQDLDIFSLKLTAIYGVKGLASYTFHAQELGQEDDSVYQVIQETLVAIDRSDLNLNDWVAICLKVGAANLRAMELLDQGHTETYGHPIPTNVPLNPRLGKAILVSGHDIKQLAALLAQTANTGITVYTHGELLPAHGYPKLKEKYPHLYGHYGTAWQNQTKEFAKFPGAIVLTTNCLMPPHENYESKLFTLGPVGYAHINRLETVDGAIDFSPVIAKAQSLLGFTEISEPRQVMVGFAHNTVLSVADTVVNALKQGKIRHFFLVGGCDGAKPDRNYYTEFVEQVPEDCIVLTLACGKFRFFDKQLGSIEGLPRLMDLGQCNDAYSAIKIALGLANAFNVSVNEIPLSLIISWYEQKAIAVLLTLLHLGMQNIRLGPTLPAFISPNVLKFLSDTYHLQPITTPAKDLADCLG